The Clostridioides difficile genome has a segment encoding these proteins:
- a CDS encoding threonine/serine exporter family protein: MDIDRILNFSSNAGKAMLQSGGETYRVEETISRICQSFGIEHVDVFATPTAVMASVFVDGKLHSAIKRISSRRVDLNLVHEVNSLSRAISINDLDIELCERILEEISENNYYSDIVTIIFAGIAAATFSILFGGDLKEFIAAFMVGIMTKFVIMYLNKSSLNDFFVNAIGAAIIAFCSIVILKLGFIKTMDHLIAGAIMLLVPGLALTNALRDLLDGQLISGLAKLAEVFFVGVSIAVGMSLVLGLYFKLGGI, translated from the coding sequence ATTTTAAATTTTTCCTCAAATGCAGGTAAAGCCATGTTGCAAAGTGGGGGAGAAACTTATAGAGTTGAAGAAACGATAAGTAGAATATGCCAATCTTTTGGTATAGAGCATGTAGATGTATTTGCAACTCCAACAGCTGTAATGGCATCTGTTTTTGTAGATGGAAAACTACATTCGGCAATTAAAAGAATAAGTTCAAGAAGAGTAGACCTAAACTTAGTTCATGAAGTTAACTCATTATCTAGAGCAATCAGTATAAATGATTTAGATATCGAGTTATGTGAGAGGATTTTAGAGGAGATAAGTGAAAACAATTATTATTCAGACATAGTAACAATAATTTTTGCAGGTATTGCAGCAGCAACTTTTTCTATATTATTTGGAGGAGATTTAAAAGAATTTATAGCTGCTTTTATGGTAGGAATAATGACTAAATTTGTTATTATGTATTTAAATAAGTCATCACTAAATGATTTTTTTGTAAATGCAATAGGAGCAGCTATTATAGCTTTTTGTTCTATTGTGATTTTAAAACTTGGATTTATAAAGACTATGGACCATTTGATAGCAGGAGCGATAATGCTTTTGGTTCCAGGGCTTGCTTTAACTAATGCATTAAGAGACTTGTTAGATGGACAATTAATATCTGGTCTTGCAAAGTTGGCAGAAGTATTTTTTGTAGGTGTATCCATAGCAGTAGGAATGTCTTTGGTATTAGGGTTATACTTCAAGTTAGGGGGTATATAA
- a CDS encoding threonine/serine exporter family protein produces MKLVIEVVAAFFTALSFGVLFNMKGKNLIISGVGGSIAWFSYKFCLNMGVSVNLCFFIATVCFAIYCELCARIYMTPSTTLSVCCLIILVPGYGIYNTMYSVLTNDYIKAVEYGVSTLSCASSIALGLVFITTVFRKVNLYGIVSKIKDNEKYKKSINKIKPQK; encoded by the coding sequence ATGAAATTGGTTATAGAAGTAGTAGCAGCTTTTTTTACAGCCTTAAGTTTTGGAGTACTATTTAATATGAAGGGAAAAAACTTGATAATATCAGGTGTAGGTGGAAGTATAGCTTGGTTTTCATATAAGTTTTGTTTGAATATGGGCGTATCAGTAAACTTGTGTTTTTTTATAGCTACAGTATGTTTTGCAATATATTGTGAATTATGTGCTAGGATTTATATGACTCCATCGACAACTTTAAGTGTTTGTTGTCTTATAATCTTAGTACCAGGTTATGGAATATATAATACTATGTATTCTGTCTTAACTAATGACTATATTAAGGCAGTAGAGTATGGAGTAAGTACATTATCTTGTGCAAGTTCGATTGCATTGGGATTAGTATTTATAACAACAGTATTTAGAAAAGTTAATCTGTATGGAATAGTTTCAAAGATAAAAGATAATGAAAAATATAAGAAGAGCATAAATAAAATTAAACCACAGAAATAG